In a genomic window of Azospirillum baldaniorum:
- a CDS encoding MFS transporter, with the protein MDTSNRVGGAPSPRSWRTPGFVVACGCLIAMLAFGPRSSMGLFTAPLSEAHGWGRDVFALSIAIQNLVWGIGTPFAGALCDRYGPALVLGISGVLYALGLALMPYADTPLMLHLSSGLLIGLGLAGASFGIVIAGFSRIVPPEKRSWSMGVATAAGSMGQFLFAPTGQAFIAAYGWQTALILFGASMLVIPVLASSFAGAGGSKSAQAVTGADIGFAATIRQAFKHRSYVLLVTGFFVCGFQLAFITTHLPPYLTAAGISPGLASWAMALIGLFNVVGSYMSGVLGGKMSKRLLLCANYTLRGLCTALFILLPVTPVSVILYAAAMGLLWLSTVPPTSGLVVLMFGTRYLGMLYGFAFLSHQVGGFLGVWLGGVLYERVGSYDVVWWASVALAFAAAVVNWPITEKPAPALAAEAKA; encoded by the coding sequence TTGGACACCAGCAACCGGGTGGGCGGGGCGCCTTCGCCCCGCTCCTGGCGGACGCCGGGATTCGTCGTCGCCTGCGGCTGCCTGATCGCCATGCTGGCGTTCGGCCCGCGGTCCAGCATGGGCCTGTTCACCGCACCGCTGTCGGAGGCGCACGGCTGGGGCCGCGACGTCTTCGCCCTGTCGATCGCCATCCAGAATCTGGTCTGGGGCATCGGCACCCCCTTCGCCGGGGCGCTGTGCGACCGCTACGGCCCGGCGCTGGTGCTGGGGATCAGCGGCGTTCTCTACGCGCTCGGCCTGGCTCTGATGCCCTACGCCGACACGCCGCTGATGCTGCATCTCAGCTCCGGCCTGCTGATCGGTCTGGGTCTGGCCGGGGCGTCCTTCGGCATCGTCATCGCCGGCTTCAGCCGCATCGTCCCGCCGGAGAAGCGGAGCTGGTCGATGGGCGTCGCCACCGCCGCCGGCTCGATGGGCCAGTTCCTGTTCGCCCCCACCGGCCAAGCCTTCATCGCCGCCTACGGCTGGCAGACGGCGCTGATCCTGTTCGGCGCCTCGATGCTGGTGATCCCGGTGCTCGCCTCCTCCTTCGCCGGGGCGGGCGGGTCGAAGAGCGCGCAGGCCGTCACCGGGGCCGACATCGGCTTCGCCGCGACGATCCGTCAGGCCTTCAAGCATCGCAGCTACGTCCTGCTGGTCACCGGCTTCTTCGTCTGCGGCTTCCAGCTCGCCTTCATCACCACGCACCTGCCGCCCTACCTGACCGCCGCCGGGATCAGCCCCGGCCTCGCCTCCTGGGCGATGGCGCTGATCGGGCTGTTCAACGTGGTCGGCTCCTACATGTCGGGCGTGCTGGGCGGCAAGATGAGCAAGCGCCTGCTGCTGTGCGCCAACTACACGCTGCGCGGCCTGTGCACGGCGCTCTTCATCCTGCTGCCGGTCACCCCGGTTTCGGTGATCCTCTACGCCGCGGCGATGGGCCTGCTGTGGCTGTCCACCGTGCCGCCGACCTCCGGCCTCGTCGTTCTGATGTTCGGCACCCGCTATCTCGGCATGCTCTACGGCTTCGCCTTCCTCAGCCATCAGGTGGGCGGCTTCCTCGGCGTGTGGTTGGGCGGCGTGCTCTACGAGCGCGTCGGCTCCTACGACGTGGTGTGGTGGGCCAGCGTGGCCTTGGCCTTTGCCGCCGCGGTGGTGAACTGGCCGATCACCGAGAAGCCCGCCCCCGCCCTGGCGGCGGAAGCCAAGGCCTGA
- a CDS encoding LysR family transcriptional regulator, protein MKLNEIRTFVAVAEAQSVQEAAHRLGLTQSAVSRLIQRLEAELGVSLFDRQTKPLALTRDGEMALAHAHRVLKATDELSDAFAGAAQPQGLLRLGVAHVLTSIAAHHPLDRLRAAFPGLTVRLHSDWSTPLVEQVRNGTLDGALVLTHDAQTPPDDLDAVCISREPVRVVASAELAGQRDWTLPAMNAVGWVLQPDGCQYRTAMSRAMAQHGPALNVTVEGFDQSLLLSLVARGVGFGLAPLRLIAPTLHAAQVRPLETPDFALTVAVWLLRGRFTGRIGPVFDVLEDSLLDLLPPAEEAPLPLPCHSAAE, encoded by the coding sequence ATGAAGCTCAACGAGATCCGCACCTTCGTCGCCGTGGCCGAGGCCCAGTCGGTGCAGGAGGCCGCGCACCGGCTGGGGCTGACCCAGTCCGCCGTCTCCCGCCTGATCCAGCGGCTGGAGGCGGAGCTTGGCGTGTCCCTGTTCGACCGCCAGACCAAGCCGCTGGCCCTGACCCGCGACGGCGAGATGGCGCTGGCCCACGCGCACCGGGTGCTGAAGGCGACGGACGAGCTGTCGGACGCCTTCGCCGGGGCCGCCCAGCCCCAGGGGCTGCTGCGGCTGGGGGTGGCCCATGTGCTGACCTCCATCGCCGCACACCATCCGCTGGACCGGCTGCGCGCCGCCTTCCCCGGCCTGACCGTCCGCCTGCATTCGGACTGGAGCACGCCGCTGGTCGAGCAGGTGCGCAACGGCACGCTGGACGGCGCGCTGGTGCTGACCCACGACGCCCAGACGCCCCCGGACGACCTGGACGCCGTCTGCATCTCGCGCGAGCCCGTGCGGGTCGTCGCGTCGGCCGAGCTGGCCGGGCAGCGGGACTGGACGCTGCCGGCGATGAACGCCGTGGGCTGGGTGCTCCAGCCCGATGGCTGCCAGTACCGGACCGCCATGAGCCGCGCGATGGCCCAGCACGGCCCGGCGCTGAACGTCACGGTGGAGGGGTTCGACCAGTCGCTTCTGCTGTCGCTGGTCGCCCGCGGCGTCGGATTCGGGCTGGCCCCGCTGCGGCTGATCGCCCCGACCCTGCACGCCGCCCAGGTGCGGCCTCTGGAGACCCCCGACTTTGCGCTGACCGTCGCGGTGTGGCTGCTGCGCGGCCGCTTCACCGGGCGCATCGGTCCCGTCTTCGACGTGCTGGAGGACAGCCTGCTGGACCTGCTGCCCCCGGCGGAAGAGGCGCCTTTGCCCCTGCCCTGCCATTCCGCGGCCGAATAA
- a CDS encoding NUDIX hydrolase, whose product MCTTPPADRSGREYPDRPWVGVGAVVWRGDRVLLIRRGRPPRMGQWSLPGGAQSVGETVFETAVREVLEETGLHVVPTEVVTVVDAMTLDDTGVVQYHYTIVEVAAESPEGEAVCADDALEARWVTIDEAAELTEWDETERVIRLSASRRAVG is encoded by the coding sequence ATGTGCACCACTCCCCCCGCAGACCGTTCCGGCCGCGAATACCCCGACCGTCCCTGGGTGGGGGTGGGCGCCGTGGTGTGGCGCGGCGACCGGGTGCTGCTGATCCGCCGGGGCCGCCCGCCGCGGATGGGTCAGTGGAGCCTGCCCGGCGGCGCCCAGTCGGTGGGCGAGACGGTGTTCGAGACGGCGGTGCGCGAGGTGCTGGAGGAAACCGGCCTGCACGTCGTGCCGACGGAGGTGGTCACGGTGGTGGACGCCATGACGCTCGACGATACCGGGGTTGTCCAGTACCACTACACCATCGTCGAGGTGGCGGCGGAGAGCCCGGAGGGCGAGGCGGTGTGCGCCGACGATGCCCTGGAGGCGCGCTGGGTCACCATCGACGAGGCCGCGGAGCTGACCGAATGGGACGAGACGGAGCGGGTCATCCGCCTGTCGGCGTCGCGGCGAGCCGTCGGATGA
- a CDS encoding putative bifunctional diguanylate cyclase/phosphodiesterase, whose amino-acid sequence MAVNQNATAAPGAIAPGAGTFSDRVRDAIRHGELRLAFQPQADTHSGRLTGFEALSRWRLDDGTVIPPDVFIPMAETSDAINILGEWTVRRACETAAGWMQDGVADVPVAVNLSARQLEDPGFARTVLGILAETGLPAANLKLELTETALFEHSESSREVLTQLRGAGVRLVLDDFGTGYSSLSLLRRVPVEALKIDKHFTQAMVQDRDAAAIVRAIIDLAHALGMQAIAEGVETNDELLYLRAYRCDRIQGYLLAKPLDTAQVPDFIRRLAATPTGG is encoded by the coding sequence ATGGCGGTGAACCAGAACGCGACCGCCGCGCCGGGTGCCATCGCGCCGGGTGCCGGCACCTTCTCCGACCGCGTGCGCGACGCCATCCGACACGGCGAGCTGCGCTTGGCCTTCCAGCCGCAGGCCGACACCCACAGCGGGCGGCTGACCGGGTTCGAGGCGCTGTCGCGCTGGCGGCTCGACGACGGCACGGTGATCCCCCCTGACGTCTTCATCCCGATGGCGGAAACCAGCGACGCCATCAACATCCTGGGCGAATGGACGGTGCGCCGCGCCTGCGAGACCGCCGCAGGCTGGATGCAGGACGGCGTCGCCGATGTACCGGTGGCGGTGAACCTGTCGGCGCGGCAATTGGAAGACCCCGGCTTCGCCCGCACCGTTCTGGGCATCCTCGCCGAAACCGGCCTGCCCGCCGCCAACCTGAAGCTGGAACTCACCGAAACCGCCCTGTTCGAGCACAGCGAGTCCTCGCGCGAGGTGTTGACGCAGTTGCGCGGCGCCGGGGTGCGGCTGGTGCTGGACGATTTCGGGACGGGCTATTCCTCGCTGTCCCTGCTGCGCCGCGTGCCGGTGGAGGCGCTGAAGATCGACAAGCACTTCACACAGGCGATGGTGCAGGACCGCGACGCCGCCGCCATCGTGCGCGCCATCATCGACCTCGCCCACGCGCTGGGGATGCAGGCGATCGCCGAGGGGGTGGAGACCAACGACGAGCTTCTCTACCTGCGCGCCTACCGCTGCGACCGCATCCAGGGCTATCTTCTGGCCAAGCCCCTGGACACGGCGCAGGTCCCCGACTTCATCCGACGGCTCGCCGCGACGCCGACAGGCGGATGA
- the ychF gene encoding redox-regulated ATPase YchF — protein sequence MGFNCGIVGLPNVGKSTLFNALTATQAAEAANFPFCTKEPNVGRVGVPDPRLDKLAAIAKSQKIIPTQLEFVDIAGLIRGASKGEGLGNQFLANIREVDAIVHVLRCFEDDDVTHVEGNVDPLRDAEVVETELMLADMESLERQLTSLQKKAKGGDKDSKIKADLMERALKVLQDGKPARVVEVSEEEKPVFKQFMLLTAKPVLYVCNVEEASAATGNSLTAKVAEKAKAENAGMVVISAAIEAEVAQLSDAAEKQEFLESLGLEETGLNKLIRAGFQLLDLITFFTVGPKEARAWTVRRGAKAPEAAGVIHTDFERGFIRAETIDFDSYVTLGGEQGAKDNGKMRQEGKEYVVNDGDIFHFRFNV from the coding sequence ATGGGCTTCAATTGCGGCATCGTCGGCCTGCCGAACGTCGGCAAGTCGACCCTGTTCAACGCGCTGACCGCCACCCAGGCGGCCGAGGCGGCGAACTTCCCCTTCTGCACCAAGGAGCCGAACGTCGGCCGCGTCGGCGTGCCCGACCCGCGGCTGGACAAGCTGGCGGCCATCGCCAAGTCGCAGAAGATCATCCCGACCCAGCTCGAATTCGTCGACATCGCCGGCCTGATCCGCGGCGCCTCGAAGGGTGAAGGGCTGGGCAACCAGTTCCTCGCCAACATCCGCGAGGTGGACGCCATCGTCCACGTCCTGCGCTGCTTCGAGGACGACGACGTCACCCACGTGGAAGGCAACGTCGATCCCCTGCGCGACGCCGAGGTGGTCGAGACGGAGCTGATGCTCGCCGACATGGAGAGCCTGGAGCGCCAGCTCACCAGCCTCCAGAAGAAGGCCAAGGGCGGCGACAAGGATTCCAAGATCAAGGCCGATCTGATGGAGCGCGCGCTGAAGGTCCTCCAGGACGGCAAGCCGGCCCGCGTCGTCGAGGTCAGCGAGGAGGAGAAGCCGGTCTTCAAGCAGTTCATGCTGCTGACCGCCAAGCCCGTCCTCTACGTCTGCAACGTCGAGGAGGCGTCTGCCGCCACCGGCAACAGCCTGACCGCCAAGGTCGCCGAGAAGGCCAAGGCCGAGAACGCCGGCATGGTCGTCATCTCCGCGGCCATCGAGGCGGAGGTCGCCCAGCTCTCCGACGCCGCCGAGAAGCAGGAATTCCTGGAATCCCTCGGCCTGGAGGAGACCGGTCTCAACAAGCTGATCCGCGCCGGCTTCCAGCTTCTCGACCTCATCACCTTCTTCACCGTCGGCCCGAAGGAAGCCCGCGCCTGGACCGTGCGCCGCGGCGCCAAGGCCCCGGAAGCGGCGGGCGTCATCCACACCGATTTCGAGCGCGGCTTCATCCGGGCCGAGACCATCGACTTCGACAGCTACGTCACGCTGGGTGGCGAGCAGGGCGCCAAGGACAACGGCAAGATGCGCCAGGAAGGCAAGGAATACGTCGTCAATGACGGCGACATCTTCCATTTCCGCTTCAACGTTTGA
- a CDS encoding energy transducer TonB family protein — translation MRAIRLHERPQPARRPLGALALSGTLHAGVLAVLLSAAGAAPGTVTEETGAVSLNDTITPVIEVMLVASEADSSPPPAAAAEPESEPESEPQQDPVSEPEPEPIPEPAPPVAEPPPDPAPEPIPPPPPKPLPKPALKPPVKAAPKPQAAPGPNPSPTPPAEAGAGRNAAAAVEPVSASRGAMVDYGAQVWAWIGRHKPEKVVGGGQATVKLTLGTAGEVLDASILASSGDEALDRAALAAVRKASPFPTPPPGLTAEDRVFSVPFLFRPR, via the coding sequence TTGCGCGCGATCCGCCTGCATGAGCGTCCCCAGCCGGCCCGCCGGCCGCTGGGGGCGCTCGCCCTGTCCGGGACGCTGCACGCCGGCGTCCTGGCCGTCCTCCTGTCCGCCGCCGGAGCGGCCCCCGGCACGGTCACGGAGGAGACCGGCGCCGTCAGCCTCAACGACACCATCACCCCGGTGATCGAGGTGATGTTGGTGGCGTCCGAGGCGGACAGCAGCCCGCCGCCGGCAGCGGCCGCCGAACCCGAGAGCGAGCCGGAAAGCGAGCCGCAGCAGGACCCCGTGTCGGAACCGGAACCGGAGCCCATCCCCGAACCGGCCCCCCCGGTGGCGGAACCGCCCCCGGACCCCGCACCGGAACCTATCCCTCCACCACCACCCAAGCCGCTGCCAAAGCCAGCGCTGAAGCCGCCCGTCAAGGCGGCGCCGAAACCGCAGGCCGCTCCCGGTCCGAACCCATCACCGACGCCGCCCGCCGAAGCCGGAGCCGGCCGCAACGCGGCGGCGGCGGTCGAGCCAGTCTCGGCGAGCCGGGGCGCGATGGTGGATTACGGGGCGCAGGTCTGGGCCTGGATCGGGCGGCACAAGCCGGAGAAGGTGGTCGGCGGCGGGCAGGCCACCGTCAAGCTGACCCTCGGCACGGCGGGCGAGGTGCTCGACGCCTCCATCCTGGCGTCGAGCGGCGACGAGGCGCTGGACCGGGCGGCCCTGGCCGCGGTGCGCAAGGCGTCGCCCTTCCCCACCCCGCCGCCCGGCCTGACGGCGGAGGACCGCGTGTTCTCCGTGCCCTTCCTGTTCCGGCCGCGGTGA
- a CDS encoding TonB-dependent receptor, protein MICLSTAASAANAPRLSNRLLASTALLTAVLAALSALPAQAQTPQALPAVPVETETAPAATVPEKGLSRPLGAGTLDAAEIASRKLASPDAAALLRSLPGVSLYSAGGFSSLPALNGLADDRVRVQLDGMPMTAACANHMNAPLSYADPAVIGAIEAIAGVTPVSKGGDSIAGTVAVTSKPPVYAQPGEPIHGEGSLSTVYRSNGNGTTLSGTATAATERFSLRYTGAWSRADDYEDGNGDKVRSTLYNVQNHALSASARRDGHEITLSGGYQYSPYSGFANQRMDMTLNRGTTLNGHYKGEFDWGTLDGRAFWQRTVHAMNFLHDKGGADRGGMPMNTDSHEMGYAVSAEVPLSAQDTLRVGNELVRYRIDDWWPPVAGAAMMSPLTFVNLNDARRDRLGTFAEWEKRWTPAWTSLLGVRNDVVWMENGPVQPYSWANTIGMGMMGMANPDAAAARAFNRGDRSKTDVNMDATALLRFAPSASERYELGFARKTRSPNLYERFAWGTGGMSSTMIGWYGDANGYVGNPDLKPETAYTVGATAAWQDAEAKRWSVKVTPYYSHVENFIDADRIGTLSNGFVQLRFANHTAELYGINAEGRSIVHQDERLGEFTVGAVVSYVRGRNLDTGRDLYHIMPLNGTIDLGHRLGDWSSVLEFQMVGRKFLVDSGRNEPETPSYALVNLRTSYVWGNLRADVGIENLFDAQYYLPLGGVDYGDFRASGNRQPIGALAGMGRSFNLGLTMAF, encoded by the coding sequence ATGATTTGCCTGTCCACCGCCGCCTCCGCGGCGAACGCCCCCCGCTTGTCCAACCGCCTCCTCGCCTCCACCGCCCTTCTGACGGCGGTCCTCGCCGCGCTGAGCGCGCTGCCGGCCCAGGCACAGACCCCGCAGGCCCTGCCCGCCGTCCCGGTCGAGACGGAGACAGCACCCGCCGCCACGGTGCCGGAGAAGGGGCTGTCCCGGCCGCTCGGCGCCGGCACGCTCGACGCCGCCGAGATCGCCAGTCGCAAGCTCGCCAGCCCGGACGCCGCGGCGCTTCTGCGCAGCCTGCCGGGCGTGTCGCTCTACAGCGCGGGCGGCTTCTCCAGCCTGCCGGCGCTGAACGGTCTGGCCGACGACCGCGTGCGCGTCCAGCTCGACGGCATGCCGATGACCGCCGCCTGCGCCAACCACATGAACGCGCCGCTGTCCTACGCCGACCCCGCCGTCATCGGCGCCATCGAGGCCATCGCCGGCGTCACCCCGGTCAGCAAGGGCGGCGACAGCATCGCCGGCACCGTCGCGGTGACCAGCAAGCCCCCCGTCTACGCCCAGCCCGGCGAGCCCATCCACGGCGAGGGCAGCCTGTCCACCGTCTACCGCTCGAACGGCAACGGCACCACCCTGTCCGGCACCGCCACCGCGGCGACCGAGCGGTTCAGCCTGCGCTACACCGGCGCCTGGAGCCGTGCGGACGATTACGAGGACGGCAATGGGGACAAGGTCCGCTCCACCCTCTACAACGTGCAGAACCACGCGCTGTCGGCCAGCGCGCGCAGGGACGGGCACGAGATCACCCTGTCCGGCGGCTATCAGTATTCGCCCTATTCCGGCTTCGCGAACCAGCGCATGGACATGACGCTGAACCGCGGCACCACCCTGAACGGCCATTACAAGGGTGAATTCGACTGGGGCACCCTGGACGGCCGGGCCTTCTGGCAGCGCACCGTCCACGCCATGAACTTCCTGCACGACAAGGGCGGCGCCGACCGCGGCGGCATGCCGATGAACACGGACTCGCACGAGATGGGCTACGCCGTCTCGGCGGAGGTGCCGCTGTCGGCGCAGGACACGCTGCGCGTCGGCAACGAGCTGGTCCGCTACCGCATCGACGACTGGTGGCCGCCGGTCGCCGGGGCGGCGATGATGTCGCCGCTGACCTTCGTGAACCTGAACGACGCGCGGCGCGACCGGCTGGGCACCTTCGCCGAGTGGGAGAAGCGCTGGACCCCGGCCTGGACCTCGCTGCTCGGCGTGCGCAACGACGTGGTGTGGATGGAGAACGGACCGGTACAGCCCTATTCCTGGGCCAACACAATCGGCATGGGCATGATGGGCATGGCAAACCCGGACGCGGCGGCGGCGCGGGCCTTCAACCGGGGAGACCGCTCCAAGACGGACGTGAACATGGACGCCACGGCGCTGCTCCGCTTCGCGCCGTCCGCCTCGGAACGCTACGAGCTGGGCTTCGCCCGCAAGACCCGCTCGCCCAACCTGTACGAGCGGTTCGCCTGGGGCACCGGGGGCATGTCCTCCACGATGATCGGCTGGTACGGCGACGCCAACGGCTATGTCGGCAACCCGGACCTGAAGCCGGAAACCGCCTACACGGTCGGCGCCACCGCCGCCTGGCAGGACGCCGAGGCCAAGCGCTGGTCGGTCAAGGTCACGCCCTATTATTCACACGTCGAGAACTTCATCGACGCCGACCGCATCGGCACCCTGTCGAACGGCTTCGTCCAGCTGCGCTTCGCCAACCACACGGCGGAGCTGTACGGCATCAACGCCGAGGGCCGCAGCATCGTCCACCAGGACGAGCGCCTGGGCGAGTTCACGGTGGGCGCCGTGGTCAGCTACGTCCGCGGCCGCAACCTCGACACCGGACGCGACCTCTATCACATCATGCCGCTGAACGGGACGATCGACCTCGGCCACCGGCTGGGCGACTGGAGCAGCGTCCTGGAGTTCCAGATGGTCGGGCGCAAGTTCCTGGTCGATTCCGGGCGGAACGAGCCGGAAACCCCCAGCTACGCCCTGGTCAACCTGCGCACCAGCTACGTCTGGGGCAACCTGCGCGCCGACGTCGGGATCGAGAACCTGTTCGACGCCCAGTATTACCTGCCGCTGGGCGGCGTCGATTACGGCGATTTCCGCGCCAGCGGCAACCGCCAGCCGATCGGCGCGCTGGCCGGCATGGGGCGGTCCTTCAACCTCGGCCTGACCATGGCCTTCTGA
- a CDS encoding DUF2946 family protein: MPALLGSIGRRLGRAAVMAGGVALLLQLLGWAFLIPVANAATGETVMICTPQGMASIALPDGPPPQSLLPDGKPTLSMGEDCPVCGLVAGLTAPPPLLTVVLPVSVVAHSSIGLPGQHIAAGWFLSRLKARAPPALV; this comes from the coding sequence ATGCCGGCTTTGTTAGGAAGCATCGGACGCAGGCTGGGCCGCGCCGCCGTGATGGCGGGCGGGGTCGCTTTGCTTCTGCAGCTTCTCGGCTGGGCCTTCCTGATTCCGGTGGCCAACGCCGCGACCGGCGAAACGGTCATGATCTGCACGCCGCAGGGCATGGCCTCCATCGCCCTGCCCGACGGCCCTCCTCCTCAATCCCTGCTTCCGGACGGCAAGCCCACGCTGTCCATGGGCGAGGACTGCCCGGTCTGCGGGCTGGTCGCTGGCCTCACCGCGCCGCCGCCGCTTCTGACGGTGGTGCTGCCGGTCTCCGTCGTCGCCCACAGCTCCATCGGGCTGCCCGGCCAGCACATCGCCGCCGGCTGGTTCCTGTCGCGGCTGAAGGCCCGGGCGCCCCCGGCCCTCGTCTGA
- a CDS encoding ATP-binding protein, whose translation MLLQRVAELDRSLEQALVTAEDAQEEARLLAADRIQIEEEMTAQRHEIAALRERLTASETRRAELLDALADSDQRLNTLRRDETHLSEELQTSYEELQVLTEELEEANAALEQRVEERTAQLTESERRFRTLFEAMDEGFLLADVLFDGDRPVDVLYLEMNPAARRMAGEDYVGRRMREISPAFEDFWYEVFGRAARDGEPTRTELYAGPLEKWLSFYVFKVGAPEQRRIAVIFRDVTERKRTQEQLRQAKETAEAANRAKTKFLAAASHDLRQPIQAAALYAHVLLGSVGSDPIAQESLNRLKASIDSLNGMLSGLLDLSRLEAGVIEVSVSDFSPTALMTRLAEEFRGVAEASSIDLRCRPSRLAVCTDPHLLERLLRNLLSNAIAHGHSKETGAKGRVLVGCRRRADGVEFQVWDNGPGIPEDAREAIFEEFRQLNNPERNATQGFGLGLSIVSRIARLLGTEVTLRSWVGVGSVFSVTVPYARKPEAGAVAVPVANREPRLKGRTVLLVEDDEQVRRSMTMMLKRWGLKVVAVSSAGELAAALPGLRRPHVVLTDYRLPGGDSGRSVVELVRQRWPVPGIIITGDTAPERLREAMSLGCRLLHKPVLPADLAGALGEVLPS comes from the coding sequence GTGTTGCTCCAGCGCGTTGCAGAGCTGGACCGGAGCCTGGAACAGGCCCTGGTGACGGCGGAGGACGCCCAGGAGGAAGCCCGCCTTCTCGCGGCCGACCGGATTCAGATCGAAGAGGAAATGACCGCGCAGCGGCATGAGATCGCCGCGTTGCGCGAACGCCTCACCGCGTCGGAAACCCGCCGGGCGGAGCTGCTCGACGCCCTGGCGGATTCCGACCAGCGCTTGAACACGCTCCGCCGGGACGAAACCCATCTGTCGGAAGAACTCCAGACTTCCTACGAGGAGCTTCAGGTCCTCACCGAGGAGCTGGAGGAGGCCAACGCCGCTCTGGAACAGCGGGTCGAGGAGCGCACCGCCCAGCTCACCGAGAGCGAGCGGCGGTTCCGCACCCTGTTCGAGGCGATGGACGAGGGGTTCCTGCTCGCCGATGTCCTGTTCGATGGCGACCGGCCGGTGGACGTCCTCTATCTGGAGATGAACCCCGCGGCACGGCGCATGGCCGGGGAGGATTACGTCGGGCGGCGGATGCGCGAGATCAGCCCGGCCTTCGAGGATTTCTGGTACGAGGTGTTCGGCCGCGCGGCGCGCGACGGGGAACCGACGCGGACGGAGCTGTATGCCGGGCCGCTGGAGAAATGGCTCAGCTTCTACGTCTTCAAGGTCGGCGCCCCCGAGCAGCGCCGCATCGCCGTGATCTTCCGCGACGTGACCGAGCGCAAGCGGACGCAGGAGCAGCTCAGGCAAGCCAAGGAGACGGCGGAGGCGGCGAACCGGGCCAAGACCAAGTTTCTCGCCGCGGCCAGCCACGACCTGCGCCAGCCGATCCAGGCGGCGGCCCTCTACGCCCATGTCCTGCTCGGGTCGGTCGGCTCTGACCCGATCGCCCAGGAATCGCTCAACCGGCTGAAGGCGTCCATCGACAGCCTGAACGGCATGCTGAGCGGCCTTCTCGACCTGTCCCGGCTGGAGGCCGGCGTCATCGAGGTGTCGGTCAGCGACTTCTCGCCCACGGCCCTGATGACCCGTCTGGCCGAGGAGTTCCGCGGCGTGGCCGAGGCCTCGTCCATCGACCTGCGCTGCCGGCCCAGCCGCCTGGCGGTGTGCACCGACCCGCATCTGCTGGAACGGCTGCTGCGCAACCTGCTGTCCAACGCCATCGCGCACGGCCACTCCAAGGAAACGGGCGCCAAGGGGCGGGTGCTGGTGGGCTGCCGCCGCCGGGCGGACGGGGTGGAGTTCCAGGTGTGGGACAACGGGCCGGGCATCCCCGAGGACGCCCGCGAGGCCATCTTCGAGGAGTTCCGCCAGCTCAACAACCCGGAGCGCAACGCCACCCAGGGCTTTGGGTTGGGCCTGTCCATCGTGTCGCGCATCGCCCGCCTGCTGGGAACGGAGGTGACGCTGCGCTCCTGGGTCGGGGTGGGTTCGGTCTTCTCGGTGACGGTGCCCTACGCCCGCAAGCCGGAGGCCGGCGCCGTGGCGGTCCCGGTCGCCAACCGGGAGCCGCGGCTGAAAGGGCGCACGGTGCTGCTGGTGGAGGACGACGAGCAGGTCCGCCGCAGCATGACCATGATGCTGAAACGCTGGGGTCTGAAGGTGGTCGCCGTGTCCTCGGCGGGAGAACTGGCCGCGGCGCTGCCCGGCCTGCGGCGCCCCCATGTGGTGCTGACCGACTACCGTCTGCCGGGCGGCGATTCAGGGCGCTCGGTGGTCGAGCTGGTGCGCCAGCGCTGGCCGGTGCCGGGCATCATCATCACCGGCGACACCGCCCCGGAACGGTTGCGCGAGGCGATGTCGCTCGGTTGCCGCCTGCTGCACAAGCCGGTGCTGCCCGCGGATCTGGCCGGGGCGCTCGGCGAGGTTTTGCCCTCCTGA